A region of the Gadus morhua chromosome 1, gadMor3.0, whole genome shotgun sequence genome:
ACACATCAATAATGTCGTCGAATTACTCTGCGAACCAGGTCAGAAAGTCACAACAATTGGATTACTGGGCTTCATTCACGTTCATTTActgatatatttttgtttcttaCAATTTCCAGTATGAGAGTTCTTACAAGTCGCAGAGACTGCAGAACTGGTGCGTCTCTAAACCATGCAGACAGGTAGGGGGACTTCGAGGGCTTTAAGTAGTTAGAAGGTTATAGTCTGGTAGGTGCTACATCATTATTGGTGGGGTTACTgactcaacgtgtgtgtgtgtgtgtgtgtgtgtgtgtgtgtgtgtgtgtgtgtgtgtgtgtgtgtgtgtgtgtgtgtgtgtgtgtgtgtgtgtgtgtgtgtgtgtgtgtgtgtgtgtgtgtgtgtgtgtgtgtgtgtgtcaagagacCCACTGCTCTAGAAGGTCACACCACTTTCATTGCTGATGACAGAGGACATCTGATGCCAGGAGTTTCCAAGGTAGAAGAATAAAATATGCTATTCCTTCATGTCTAATGGATAGCAGCGCCTAGCTTCCAGGCATGGCTCAAGTGTTGATCAACCCCCGTTGTTGGTGACAGAGAGGAAGCTCCTGGCCGGCCTTCAAGGGGACCTGGGACCTCCCAGCTCGACTCCCCCCTCAGGGCCTCAACCCAACCAGCCGCTCTGTGGAGGGCTGGAACCGACTTCAGGCGCTTCACGGTGGTCCAAAACGCACCCGCACAACTCAGCCTCAAGAGGACAGCAAAGACACGCCTCATCAGGTGAGAGACTGTCTCTAGATTAAACGCAATGCTTTAACAATTCAACAAAATAAGAGAAGTAGAGAAAGCCGCAGTTTAAGAGATAAAGACTTTTAAACATTTGAGCAGAAGCAACAACAAAACCTGAGTTGGGTTGAAGAACACCTGATCTGGAGTCAGGCTTCAGGTTATATTCTCCAATGGAGGAGGTTCCTCCTCCTTGCACTGGCCAATCATAACATCCTATGTATCGGGATTAGACACCGCACTGCCAGTGCCCCAGTTAACTGATCATCCCTTAACATGAGAGTTAATTGGATATAGAAATGTACAGCTTTTAGTGGCAACGGTAAACTGGGGGCCAGGTCAAATAAGgggccccttctctctctggcgTCATGAAAcccttcccctctcttcttGCTCTGAGGAGGGGAGCCAGATACAGAGAGGTCACATGGTTAAGGGTCATACTGGGGTACTGGGTTCATAGGGCAGCTGAGGGTGAGAACTGAtggtccagctccacctctaggttccagctccacctctaggCTCCACCTCTAGGttccagctccacctctaggCTCCACCTCTAGGTTCCAGCTCCACCCCTAGGTTCCAGCTCTAGGTCGAGCTCCACTTCTAGGTCCAGGTGTGTCGCTCCTCTGTGACTCCTCTGGATTGACGAAAATGCTCTTGGCTTTTCAAAATAATCAAACCTAAAGAAAACACATGTTTGAGTTTCACCGTATGGTTGCCAGGACCCTGATTGCTCTACCTAACCATCGCCCTAGCCATAAcactaaccataaccctaaccccataacCTCTTAACCTAACAATCGCCCTAGCCGTAACCCTATCCCTTAAACCtcttaaccctagccctaaacctaaccccttAACCAAACAAACCCCTAAATCGAACCccttagcctaaccctaacctaacattaccctaacccctaaacctaaccccttaacctaaccctaaacctcttaacctaaccctaaacctaaccccttaacctaaccctaaacctaacctaaCATTACCCAAATCCCTAAACAtaacccctaaacctaacctcttaacctaaccctaaacctaacccctaaacctaacctcttaacctaaccctaaacctaaccctaaacctaaccccttAACCGTTaaggggttaggtttagggttaggttaagaggttaggtttaggggttaggtttaggggttagggtaatattaggttaggtttagggttaggttaaggctTAACCAAACCTAAACCTAACCTAGGTTTAggtttagaatagaatagaaagctttattgtcattgtacaggtACAACGAAAATTCAATGAGCAGctccatacatgcacacatgtcatcgaatagaaatatataataattacaaaagcaatatataatataaataaaataaaaaaataaaaaaattcaaatgCACAGTAAAACTTAAATACCCGTAAAGACTACCAACAGACAAAAAACCATCAGTGCAGAACCTTCAGTATGGTGACAGCTTTAGGAAAGAAGctgtttagggttaggttaaggcttaacctaaccctaaccctagccccttaACCTAACCATCGCCCCAACCATAACCCTAGCCAGAACAATCACCCCTAAGCCTATTAACCTATCCATAAACCTAGCcatgaccctaacccctaaaccagggctattcaacctccttaacaagtgggccgaaaaggaaaaccactgggggttcatgggccacacagagtaaaactacttgaatgaatcgctacaaataaatcgtacttaaagcaGTGTTAacctaatatatatagtactactacatggaatacaCTTGTCAGaagcattccttccttcttcacttttaatcgtatcattataaaagattttgttctcacatattttggacacgtatttagaattcaacaatgttgtttgaatcatcacaaaacagaactacagtacatatgagacattttgagccagtgagtcagtgagaaagattgcactgccttgttgcctagtttggcttgtttgcccttgttctgatggcattcatatgagaatagctagactcacacgtatcggttgagccaaacattgccagaataagtgatgccagttcctgattgtgtggtactgatactggctagtctcaccggctacacacagaaacctgatttgcatgcaactatgtttctcctttattttatttattttttgcatgctaccttacttgcgggccagaaaaaaattaagaggggccgcatttggcccacgggccgctagttgaataggcctgccctAAACCTTACCAGAACACTAACCCCTTAACCTAACCATCACCCTAACCATTAATTGATTGGCCAGCATTAAACCCAATCAACCGGACTCGGTCCAGAGAGGTGGAGCTTGAAAAGGTTAAGATCTGTCCTTTTGGCTCTGCAGTGAGATACACTTGCTTCAGGTTGTAACAGTTTATACAATATTTATAAAGTGAGTCGACATTTGACGGGAAACTGTTATTTTTGAGCCACCTACTCACTTTATGTCTGATTGGATATTTTACAAGAATTCCTGAGATTAAGAGTGCTGTGAAGAAGCTTTGTTGAAGGGTTTGTTGACTTCTTCACAAACACTTTTCATTGATATCAACTGGTTATCTTAATTATAAAACCTTCCATGGCTGGGCTTCAATGCTTTTGGCCAAAAGTAGCtcattttcttttcctctcaGGAATTAGCATTTTAAATCAATGGACAAATGTTTGTGGTGACAACTGCAATAGGACGTGAAGCAGTTCTTATTCCATTTCTTAGGCAGAACACGATGCACCGCAGGACTGCTCCgccaccaaccccacccccccacctccagcccaGTCCCAGGAACCCCCCGGCTGCTCTGGGGTGGAGAGGCCACCCAGCAAGGAGGGCCGACAACCCCTGCATGTTTAGCAAGCAGTGTGTGATCTTGGGTTTCTACGTCCAGGTGTTTGGTCCTGTACTCTGGCATGCACTCATGCTGGCTTTCATTGGTAGTTTGTACTTGGGTTGTAGCATCCTTCTCTCTGTATAATAAAGAGCATCTATAAAGTCGCCAGCAGAAGTCCCCATGAGACCCTCAATGAGAGTAACATCCTCCGTGAGAGTATCAGCACCGAGCCGCTGAGCGGCCATAAGCCGCTCTCTTATGGCCGCTCAGTTACAGCACTGAGCGGCTCCGTGTCAGCACGGAGCCGCTCAGGAGCCATGTTCAGGCACCCCCGCTCCCAGCGAGCTGTGGCCCCTAGTGGCCCCTCTGGATTATAATGCTGTGAGGAACCGTGCATTGTGGGAGTCTCAATGATTGTTCAAACACTTCATCAGTCAATGTTTACATTTACAGCCATATACTGCCAAGAGTCTTGGGAAAATAAAATTTGCCTCAAATTACACCCATtttattatatctatatatataatgataatatatatatatatttgtttaatatatatatatatatatatatatatatatatatatatatatatatatatataattaggtgagtgctgcaagcAGTGCTCAACTTTTGTTAGTCTTTATTGTTTCTTTACCTGACGTTAACCAgatgcagaaccaaaacaggttcacgactgttTCGAAGCGATTGCTTAGTCATTACGTGGAACAATAACGAAGCCTTAAGAGTGGTGGGCATTGAAATGAAAGGCTGCCCTTGTAGTTGAGGGGCGTTAGGGGTGCCAAAGTGGCAATTAAAGAAAATGACTAAGCGATTGTAAATATGATTGTTATATATCGGGCCTTTGTGAGTTTGGACCCCCGTTTATATGGCAAAAGGCTAGGTGATTGCTACATACAGAAGCTAAATGCTAACGTGCTTGAAAACTATCTTTCAATGTCATGCTATCTCCACAAACCAAGTTATATGAAAGACCCCAAGGCGTCCAGTACAGGCCTTTCATTTTGCTGCCAGTAGATT
Encoded here:
- the cfap126 gene encoding protein Flattop, with translation MQAAADTSIMSSNYSANQYESSYKSQRLQNWCVSKPCRQRPTALEGHTTFIADDRGHLMPGVSKRGSSWPAFKGTWDLPARLPPQGLNPTSRSVEGWNRLQALHGGPKRTRTTQPQEDSKDTPHQAEHDAPQDCSATNPTPPPPAQSQEPPGCSGVERPPSKEGRQPLHV